One Halovivax ruber XH-70 genomic region harbors:
- a CDS encoding AsnC family transcriptional regulator — translation MHTLDETDLEILRMLGEDARRPFSEIADEVDLSGPAVSDRVSRLEETGVINGFTVDVDRSQLQAGVPVFVQLTTESAQLATIRERVESDEAVEHVFVTADGGLWFYARAQVQNVRQWLDGVIGDTESVEYTVTLIDDVAWQPSLGGTAFALTCAECGNTVDSEGESERIDDRVYHFCCSSCQSRFVERYDRFEAGA, via the coding sequence CGAGATCCTTCGGATGCTTGGCGAAGACGCGCGTCGTCCCTTCAGCGAGATTGCCGACGAAGTCGACCTCTCGGGGCCGGCCGTCTCCGACCGGGTGAGCCGACTCGAGGAGACGGGCGTCATCAACGGGTTCACCGTCGACGTCGATCGATCGCAGCTACAGGCTGGTGTTCCGGTGTTCGTCCAGCTCACGACGGAGTCGGCTCAGCTCGCGACGATCCGAGAGCGTGTCGAGTCGGACGAGGCTGTCGAGCACGTGTTCGTGACGGCCGACGGTGGGCTCTGGTTCTACGCCCGCGCGCAGGTACAAAACGTCCGCCAGTGGCTCGACGGGGTGATCGGTGACACCGAGTCCGTCGAGTACACGGTCACGTTGATCGACGACGTCGCCTGGCAGCCATCGCTCGGCGGCACGGCCTTCGCGCTCACGTGCGCGGAGTGTGGAAACACGGTCGACAGCGAGGGCGAGTCCGAGCGGATCGACGACCGGGTCTATCACTTCTGTTGTTCTTCGTGTCAGAGCCGGTTCGTCGAGCGCTACGACCGATTCGAAGCTGGCGCATGA
- a CDS encoding heavy metal translocating P-type ATPase: protein MSTRTARLEIQGMSCANCSQSVTDAVEALDGVTGASVNFATDEGSVTYDPAKTSLTEIYDAIDGAGYHARRETVSIGISDMTCANCASTNEEALELVPGVVEATANYATDEAQVAYNPAEVDRATLYDTVEEAGYTPIRDDGDDETEQDRRDAARNEEIRKHLRLTLFGAVLSLPMLLFMADMILLGGTIFPHSIFGVELSWVEFLLATPVQAALGWPFYKNSYKAIVTNGRANMDVLIALGSSTAYLYSVAVLLGLVAGDTYFDTAAFILVFITLGNYLEARSKGQAGDALRKLLEMEAETATVVRDDGTEEEVPLEDVTEGDRMKVRPGEKIPTDGVVVDGQSAVDESMVTGESVPVEKRDGDDVVGSTINENGVLTVEATKVGEDTALQQIVRTVKDAQSRQPEIQNLADRISAYFVPAVIVNALFWGIVWFLFPEALAGFVDWLPLWEQVAGGPSEAGGTISVFEFAIVVFASSVLIACPCALGLATPAATMVGTTIGAQNGVLFKGGDILERAKDVDTVVFDKTGTLTEGEMELTDVVVFDGDGTPAADGGEPATDGGQVEGRKRLDEDRVLELAATAEHGSEHPLAQAIVDGAEERGIDVDAPDDFENVPGHGIRATVEGWEPRRGSGRASGERSEPRATEVLVGNRKLLRDAGVDPEPAAETMERLENEGKTAMLVAADGELIGVVADADTVKERAKAAVADLHDRGVDVMMLTGDNERTARAVAEQVGIEPDNVRAEVLPEDKSDAVEAIQAEGRKAMMVGDGVNDAPALAVAHVGTAIGSGTDVAIEAADVTLMRDDPVDVVKAIRISDATLQKIKQNLVWALGYNTTLIPLASLGLLQPVLAAAAMAFSSVSVLSNSLLFRRYKPDEDYRLLGWLR from the coding sequence ATGAGTACCCGAACCGCACGGCTCGAAATCCAGGGGATGAGCTGTGCCAACTGCTCGCAGTCGGTCACCGACGCGGTGGAAGCGCTCGACGGCGTCACCGGGGCCAGCGTGAACTTTGCAACGGACGAAGGATCAGTCACGTACGACCCCGCGAAGACCTCGTTGACCGAGATCTACGACGCGATCGACGGGGCCGGCTACCACGCTCGTCGCGAGACGGTCTCGATCGGCATCTCCGACATGACGTGTGCGAACTGTGCCTCGACCAACGAAGAAGCGCTCGAACTGGTCCCGGGTGTCGTCGAGGCGACTGCGAACTACGCGACGGACGAAGCGCAGGTCGCGTACAACCCGGCCGAGGTCGACCGCGCAACCCTGTACGACACCGTCGAGGAGGCCGGTTACACGCCGATCCGCGACGACGGAGACGACGAGACCGAGCAGGATCGGCGCGACGCCGCCCGCAACGAGGAGATCCGGAAACACCTTCGACTGACGCTGTTCGGGGCCGTCCTCTCCCTTCCAATGTTGCTCTTCATGGCCGACATGATCTTGCTCGGGGGGACGATATTCCCCCACTCGATATTTGGCGTCGAACTCAGCTGGGTCGAGTTCCTCCTCGCGACGCCGGTTCAGGCGGCACTCGGCTGGCCGTTCTACAAGAATTCCTACAAGGCCATCGTGACGAACGGCCGGGCGAACATGGACGTCCTGATCGCGCTCGGCTCCTCGACGGCCTACCTCTACAGCGTCGCGGTCTTGCTGGGGCTGGTCGCCGGCGATACCTACTTCGATACGGCTGCGTTCATCCTCGTGTTCATCACGCTGGGGAACTACCTCGAGGCCCGCTCGAAGGGACAGGCGGGCGATGCGCTTCGAAAGCTCCTCGAGATGGAGGCCGAGACGGCCACAGTCGTCCGCGACGACGGCACCGAGGAGGAAGTGCCGCTGGAGGACGTGACCGAGGGCGACCGGATGAAGGTTCGCCCCGGCGAGAAAATTCCGACCGACGGTGTCGTCGTCGACGGTCAGTCCGCCGTCGACGAATCGATGGTCACCGGCGAGTCGGTCCCCGTCGAGAAACGTGACGGCGACGACGTCGTCGGTTCGACGATCAACGAGAACGGCGTGCTGACCGTCGAGGCGACGAAGGTCGGCGAGGATACCGCCCTCCAGCAGATCGTCCGCACGGTGAAGGACGCCCAGTCACGCCAGCCGGAGATCCAGAACCTCGCCGACCGGATCTCGGCGTACTTCGTTCCGGCCGTGATCGTGAACGCCCTCTTCTGGGGGATCGTCTGGTTCCTCTTCCCCGAGGCGCTCGCAGGCTTCGTCGACTGGCTCCCGCTGTGGGAGCAGGTCGCCGGCGGCCCCTCCGAAGCCGGCGGCACCATCTCCGTCTTCGAGTTCGCCATCGTCGTCTTCGCCTCCTCGGTGCTCATCGCCTGTCCCTGCGCGCTCGGATTAGCGACGCCTGCCGCGACGATGGTCGGGACCACGATCGGCGCGCAAAATGGCGTCCTCTTCAAGGGCGGTGACATCTTGGAGCGTGCGAAGGACGTCGACACCGTCGTCTTCGACAAGACGGGAACCCTCACCGAAGGCGAGATGGAGCTAACCGACGTCGTCGTGTTCGACGGTGACGGCACGCCCGCGGCTGACGGGGGCGAGCCGGCGACCGACGGCGGACAGGTCGAAGGCCGTAAGCGCCTCGACGAGGACCGCGTGCTCGAACTCGCCGCGACGGCTGAGCACGGCTCGGAACACCCGCTCGCGCAGGCGATCGTCGACGGTGCCGAGGAACGCGGTATCGACGTCGATGCACCCGACGACTTCGAAAACGTCCCGGGGCACGGCATCCGCGCGACGGTAGAGGGCTGGGAGCCGCGTCGCGGCTCCGGCAGGGCGAGCGGAGAGCGGAGCGAACCGAGAGCGACCGAGGTTCTCGTCGGCAATCGCAAACTCCTCAGGGACGCGGGGGTCGACCCCGAACCCGCCGCGGAAACGATGGAACGGCTGGAGAACGAGGGCAAGACGGCGATGCTGGTGGCTGCCGACGGCGAACTCATCGGCGTCGTCGCCGACGCCGATACCGTCAAGGAGCGCGCGAAAGCCGCCGTCGCCGATCTCCACGATCGCGGCGTCGACGTCATGATGCTCACCGGCGACAACGAGCGGACGGCCCGCGCGGTCGCCGAACAGGTCGGGATCGAGCCCGACAACGTCCGCGCAGAGGTCCTGCCCGAGGACAAATCCGACGCGGTCGAGGCGATTCAAGCGGAGGGCCGCAAGGCGATGATGGTCGGTGACGGCGTCAACGACGCGCCCGCGCTGGCGGTCGCCCACGTCGGGACGGCGATCGGTAGCGGCACCGACGTCGCCATCGAGGCCGCGGACGTCACGCTGATGCGCGACGACCCGGTCGACGTCGTGAAGGCGATCCGCATCTCCGACGCGACACTCCAGAAGATCAAGCAGAACCTCGTCTGGGCGCTCGGTTACAACACGACGCTGATCCCGTTGGCCTCGCTGGGCCTGCTCCAGCCCGTGCTGGCCGCGGCCGCGATGGCGTTCTCGAGCGTGTCGGTGCTGTCGAACAGCCTGTTGTTCCGCCGGTACAAGCCGGACGAGGACTATCGCCTCCTCGGCTGGCTCCGCTGA
- a CDS encoding heavy-metal-associated domain-containing protein, with product MPETITVEGMTCGHCEQTVESALEDVDGVTTATADREAESATVEGDVDPTALVTAVDDAGYDASE from the coding sequence ATGCCAGAAACGATCACTGTCGAAGGAATGACGTGCGGACACTGTGAACAGACGGTCGAATCGGCGCTCGAAGACGTCGACGGCGTCACGACGGCGACCGCAGACCGTGAGGCGGAGTCGGCCACCGTCGAGGGAGATGTCGATCCGACCGCGCTCGTCACTGCAGTCGACGACGCGGGCTACGACGCGTCCGAGTAG
- a CDS encoding DUF302 domain-containing protein has translation MVYTIQTTVRGSFDEVVDETIDALEDEGFGVLTDVDVQATFAEKLDEEFRQYRILGACNPGLAHEALGEEIELGALLPCNVVVYETDEGAIAVNAVDAIPLLDLAESSELDAIGKEVHERYERVVETIDESLGDSDA, from the coding sequence ATGGTATATACAATACAGACGACTGTTCGAGGATCGTTCGACGAGGTCGTCGACGAGACGATCGACGCGCTCGAAGACGAGGGGTTCGGCGTCCTCACCGACGTCGACGTCCAGGCGACGTTTGCGGAAAAACTCGACGAGGAGTTCCGACAGTACCGCATTCTCGGCGCCTGCAACCCCGGACTCGCACACGAAGCACTCGGCGAGGAGATCGAACTCGGCGCACTGTTGCCATGCAACGTCGTGGTCTACGAGACCGACGAAGGAGCGATCGCGGTGAACGCGGTCGACGCGATACCACTCCTCGACCTCGCCGAGTCGTCCGAACTGGACGCGATCGGGAAGGAAGTACACGAGCGATACGAGCGCGTCGTCGAGACGATCGACGAGTCGCTCGGTGACTCGGACGCCTGA
- a CDS encoding DUF1028 domain-containing protein, protein MTFSLCVGEHYEDDEGNEQHRFGVAVTTRLPAVGTLCPFVSENGAIATQSLVNVDLGQDGIAYVDDGLAVDDALSALLAADDGAPQRQLHGVDADSTFVFSGDECKPWYGHREGDRYTVAGNLLTGESVIESVAETYEAQRDEDRPLAERLIDALEAGQAEGGDKRADLEVQSAALLVADTQEYAVEPSYNDLREDASREPIADLRETYELAVEGHEALLERYEDAYEEDSMDDVSSAE, encoded by the coding sequence ATGACGTTCAGTCTCTGCGTTGGCGAGCACTACGAGGACGACGAGGGCAACGAGCAGCATCGCTTCGGCGTGGCGGTGACGACACGGCTTCCCGCAGTGGGAACCCTTTGCCCGTTCGTGAGCGAGAACGGCGCCATCGCCACTCAGAGTCTGGTGAACGTCGACCTCGGGCAGGACGGCATCGCCTACGTCGACGACGGACTGGCCGTCGACGACGCACTCTCGGCGTTGCTCGCCGCGGATGACGGCGCACCCCAGCGTCAGCTCCACGGCGTGGACGCCGATTCGACGTTCGTCTTCTCCGGCGACGAGTGCAAACCCTGGTACGGCCACCGCGAGGGCGACCGCTACACCGTCGCCGGCAACCTCCTCACGGGTGAATCGGTGATCGAGTCCGTCGCCGAGACGTACGAGGCCCAGCGCGACGAGGACCGTCCGCTCGCCGAACGCCTGATCGACGCCCTCGAAGCCGGGCAGGCCGAGGGCGGCGACAAGCGGGCGGACCTCGAGGTGCAAAGTGCGGCCCTGCTCGTCGCGGATACCCAGGAGTACGCAGTCGAACCGTCGTACAACGACCTCCGGGAGGACGCCTCGCGCGAGCCGATCGCGGACCTGCGAGAAACGTACGAACTCGCCGTCGAAGGCCACGAAGCGCTGCTGGAACGGTACGAGGACGCCTACGAGGAGGACTCGATGGACGACGTGTCGTCGGCGGAGTAA
- a CDS encoding RNA-binding protein: MQVKSRHHLRSDDVSAVETAVGDRLGVDLDGDAYELVEFEDSDWEVVLVDGEPLVAYFDEEPFLTVRGANATEPSDRLVIVDAGAVSFVSDGADVMRPGIADVRGDVAEGDLVLIAEESHEKVLAVGRSRVDSDDLLGDSGKVIDSLHFVGDDLYTFSG, from the coding sequence ATGCAGGTGAAATCGCGCCACCACCTCCGAAGCGACGACGTCTCGGCGGTCGAGACGGCCGTCGGTGACCGCCTCGGCGTCGATCTGGACGGGGACGCCTACGAACTGGTCGAGTTCGAAGATTCAGACTGGGAGGTCGTCCTCGTCGATGGCGAACCGCTGGTCGCGTACTTCGACGAGGAACCGTTCCTGACCGTCCGCGGGGCCAACGCCACCGAGCCGTCCGATCGGCTCGTGATCGTCGACGCCGGGGCCGTCTCGTTCGTCAGCGACGGCGCCGACGTGATGCGGCCCGGTATCGCCGACGTCCGCGGCGACGTCGCCGAGGGAGATCTCGTTCTGATCGCCGAGGAGTCCCACGAGAAGGTGCTTGCCGTCGGTCGCTCGCGCGTCGATAGTGACGACCTGCTCGGCGACTCCGGCAAGGTGATCGACTCGCTTCACTTCGTCGGCGACGACCTGTACACGTTCAGCGGGTGA
- a CDS encoding TMEM175 family protein, translating to MVALLGGDGTDRIEALTDGVLAIVLTLLVLQFEVPDVAPSALPAALADQETLVVSYVLSFAIVGLYWTIHHSLFRDIVEHDRLLLWLNLCFLLSISFLPYPTEVLGTYGTTFAWILYAVNLSLVGITLTAVWAYAAHAGFTSDRIDARLARLITIRGLISPATFTLSIAVATVNLSIAYVVPLLIAPLQLLWVRYYGRATEALER from the coding sequence ATGGTCGCTCTCCTCGGTGGCGACGGCACCGACCGCATCGAGGCGCTGACCGACGGGGTACTCGCCATCGTGCTCACGCTGCTCGTCTTGCAGTTCGAGGTGCCGGACGTGGCGCCGTCAGCGCTGCCCGCGGCGCTGGCCGACCAGGAGACGCTGGTCGTCAGTTACGTGCTGAGTTTCGCCATCGTTGGCCTCTACTGGACGATCCACCACAGTCTCTTTCGGGATATCGTCGAACACGATCGCCTCCTCCTGTGGCTCAACCTCTGCTTCTTGCTCTCGATCTCGTTTCTCCCGTACCCGACGGAGGTGCTGGGTACGTACGGGACGACGTTCGCCTGGATCTTGTACGCCGTGAACCTCTCGCTGGTCGGCATCACGCTGACCGCCGTCTGGGCGTACGCCGCCCACGCCGGGTTCACGTCCGACCGGATCGACGCCCGTCTCGCTCGCCTGATCACGATTCGCGGGCTCATCTCGCCGGCGACGTTCACCCTCTCGATCGCCGTCGCAACGGTGAACCTCTCGATCGCGTACGTCGTTCCCCTCCTCATCGCGCCGCTTCAACTGCTCTGGGTCCGGTACTACGGGCGCGCGACCGAAGCGCTGGAACGGTGA
- a CDS encoding metallophosphoesterase: MATEYVFISDLHMGGEEQLTTLDCEAELVSFLADLEECGGDVELIINGDAFGLWEYDDVSDRPDTASGPTKLDRVIEDHPRVFEQFRATGEAIDITLIPGNHDYDLACSQSHVDRLAAYNISLEPAIAITREVGDARIWIEHGQQHDSNNRMPDWGNPDALPVGYFVVQRIVDAAGRYSDRARGNWLRDIQSVTPMEEIPRWLFSNYFYREMSPVLRAIVVPLLVFFNITMVYLVGTVLESAGLVPRWLFTDNPVVNALGVADIVLELIIAINVVIVAILLLLAVPLWFFRRDLKHTLGRFGVMLSGVRVGQGDEPFLNAARDVFESHPDVAVFVYGHTHRASLTRWGDRVVVNTGTWLKKLQHVETWFARLPGIYYPTFRLTAVHIAAEDDRIVVEFDEIERDDSADLTRFQRLVARHPPATNPIPARTVIDPDGPLDVPTEEDE, encoded by the coding sequence ATGGCCACCGAGTACGTCTTTATCAGCGACCTTCACATGGGTGGCGAGGAGCAACTCACCACGCTCGACTGCGAGGCGGAACTCGTCTCGTTTCTGGCTGACCTCGAGGAATGCGGTGGCGACGTCGAACTGATCATCAACGGCGACGCGTTCGGCCTCTGGGAGTACGATGACGTGTCGGACCGGCCCGATACCGCGTCGGGTCCCACGAAACTCGATCGAGTGATCGAAGACCATCCGCGTGTGTTCGAACAGTTTCGCGCGACCGGCGAGGCGATCGATATCACGCTCATTCCGGGCAACCACGATTACGATCTCGCGTGCTCTCAGTCCCACGTCGATCGGCTCGCTGCGTACAACATCTCGCTGGAGCCGGCGATCGCCATCACACGGGAGGTGGGTGATGCCAGAATCTGGATCGAACACGGCCAGCAACACGACTCGAACAATCGAATGCCGGACTGGGGCAATCCGGACGCGCTGCCGGTTGGGTACTTCGTCGTCCAGCGGATCGTCGACGCTGCGGGCCGCTACTCGGATCGTGCCAGGGGCAACTGGCTCCGGGACATCCAGTCGGTCACCCCGATGGAGGAGATCCCGCGCTGGCTCTTCTCGAACTACTTCTACCGGGAGATGAGTCCGGTCCTGCGGGCGATCGTCGTCCCGCTGTTGGTGTTTTTCAACATCACGATGGTGTACCTGGTCGGGACCGTCTTGGAGAGCGCCGGTCTCGTCCCGCGGTGGCTGTTCACCGACAACCCCGTCGTTAACGCCCTCGGCGTCGCCGACATCGTCCTCGAACTCATCATCGCTATCAACGTCGTGATCGTCGCGATCTTGCTGTTGCTCGCGGTCCCGTTGTGGTTTTTCAGACGCGATCTCAAACACACGCTCGGGCGATTCGGCGTCATGCTGTCCGGTGTTCGCGTCGGCCAGGGGGACGAACCGTTCCTGAACGCCGCGCGAGATGTCTTCGAATCTCACCCGGACGTCGCCGTTTTCGTCTACGGGCACACCCACCGCGCGTCGCTCACCCGGTGGGGCGATCGCGTCGTCGTCAACACCGGTACCTGGTTGAAGAAACTCCAACACGTGGAGACGTGGTTTGCTCGCCTTCCCGGCATCTACTACCCGACGTTTCGGCTAACCGCGGTTCACATTGCCGCGGAGGACGACCGGATCGTCGTCGAGTTCGACGAGATCGAACGGGACGATTCGGCGGATCTCACACGATTTCAGCGACTCGTTGCCCGCCACCCACCGGCCACGAATCCGATTCCCGCCCGAACGGTGATCGACCCCGACGGTCCCCTCGACGTACCGACTGAGGAGGACGAGTGA
- a CDS encoding ABC transporter permease: MSWTLIAQKEIGDLRRNRQLYGMAVLFAAMFGLLGYIHANSVNDGFGSPNELVMLIGMLGTYIIPAVALMLSYETIVKRRHNGQLELLLGFPHHRRDLVLGGYVGRFLVVATVIVAGLWACGMVVVLMGATVLGAAYMAFLFVSLVLALAYTAAGITISASVRSPSWASVATFSVYLMFVLAWRIVPSGLAYLLNGFERPATSPWWTEYVLTLSPNLAVEEIFVWMLPESTAESIALAGSGSGVEFAAVVLLAWIVLLPLAGYLRFDRTDL; the protein is encoded by the coding sequence ATGAGCTGGACGCTGATCGCCCAGAAGGAGATCGGCGACCTCCGGCGGAATCGCCAGCTCTACGGAATGGCCGTCCTGTTCGCCGCGATGTTCGGCCTGCTCGGCTACATCCACGCGAACTCGGTGAACGATGGATTCGGCTCACCGAACGAGTTGGTCATGCTGATCGGAATGCTCGGCACGTACATCATCCCAGCCGTCGCGCTCATGCTCTCCTACGAGACCATCGTCAAGCGCCGGCACAACGGCCAGCTGGAACTCCTGCTTGGATTTCCCCACCACCGTCGAGACCTCGTCCTCGGCGGGTACGTCGGCCGATTTCTGGTCGTCGCGACCGTGATCGTCGCCGGCCTCTGGGCCTGTGGAATGGTCGTCGTCCTCATGGGAGCGACGGTTCTTGGAGCGGCCTACATGGCGTTCCTGTTCGTCTCGCTCGTGCTCGCACTGGCCTACACGGCCGCCGGGATCACCATCTCGGCGAGCGTTCGCTCGCCATCGTGGGCCTCGGTCGCCACCTTCAGCGTCTACCTCATGTTCGTCCTCGCCTGGCGAATCGTTCCCTCGGGCCTCGCGTACCTGCTAAATGGATTCGAGCGGCCAGCCACCTCGCCGTGGTGGACGGAGTACGTCCTGACGCTGTCGCCGAACCTGGCCGTCGAAGAGATTTTCGTGTGGATGCTTCCCGAATCGACCGCCGAGTCGATCGCGCTAGCAGGGAGCGGTTCCGGCGTCGAATTCGCTGCAGTCGTCCTGCTCGCCTGGATCGTCCTGCTTCCCCTCGCTGGCTACCTGCGCTTCGACCGAACCGACCTCTAG
- a CDS encoding ABC transporter ATP-binding protein produces the protein MAAIQLSGVTKRYGDVAALRGIDLTVERGEVFGFLGPNGAGKSTTIDILLRYTHPTDGRVEVLGHDVATDPVAVRRETGVLPEGFAPFETMTGRQHVEYAIEANAADDDPDELLERVDVAHAADRLATGYSKGMAQRLTLATALVGEPDLLILDEPSTGLDPHGVRTMREIVREECDRGATVFFSSHILEQVEAVADRVGILSDGQLLTVDTIDGLRDGVGATGELTVTLEPDAGSLAESTGSPGGTATAEATGSHSETAGSSTRGSGQRTPANPSQGSVADPVAVVESIDGVDAVSRRSDELVVTCRREAKLGVLDELRDAGLVIRDFTTEETSLEDLFVSYTEGDR, from the coding sequence ATGGCCGCCATCCAACTCAGCGGCGTCACGAAGCGCTACGGTGACGTCGCCGCCCTCCGCGGCATCGACCTCACTGTCGAGCGCGGCGAGGTCTTCGGCTTCCTCGGTCCAAACGGGGCCGGTAAGTCGACGACGATCGATATCCTCCTGCGCTATACGCACCCGACCGACGGTCGCGTCGAAGTCCTCGGCCACGACGTGGCGACCGATCCCGTCGCCGTCCGGCGCGAGACCGGCGTCCTCCCCGAGGGATTCGCCCCCTTCGAGACGATGACCGGGCGCCAGCACGTCGAGTACGCCATCGAGGCGAACGCGGCCGACGACGATCCCGACGAGTTGCTCGAACGCGTCGACGTGGCCCACGCCGCCGATCGCCTGGCGACGGGGTACTCGAAGGGAATGGCCCAGCGCCTCACCCTCGCGACGGCGCTCGTCGGCGAACCGGACCTGCTCATCCTCGACGAACCGTCGACGGGGCTCGACCCCCACGGCGTCCGGACGATGCGCGAGATCGTGCGCGAGGAGTGCGACCGGGGCGCGACGGTGTTCTTCTCGAGTCACATCTTAGAACAGGTCGAGGCGGTCGCCGACCGCGTCGGCATCTTGAGCGACGGACAACTTCTCACCGTGGACACGATCGACGGCCTCCGCGACGGCGTCGGCGCGACCGGTGAACTGACCGTGACGCTCGAACCCGATGCGGGTAGTCTGGCCGAGTCAACCGGGAGCCCCGGTGGGACCGCTACGGCGGAGGCGACTGGAAGCCACAGTGAGACTGCCGGGTCGTCGACCAGGGGATCGGGCCAACGGACTCCTGCGAATCCGAGCCAGGGATCCGTCGCCGATCCCGTCGCCGTCGTCGAGTCGATCGATGGAGTCGACGCCGTCAGCCGGCGCAGCGACGAACTGGTCGTCACCTGCCGCCGCGAGGCGAAGCTGGGCGTCCTCGACGAACTGCGTGACGCCGGCCTGGTGATCCGCGACTTCACCACCGAGGAGACGTCGCTCGAGGACCTCTTCGTCTCCTACACGGAGGGAGATCGATGA
- a CDS encoding RNB domain-containing ribonuclease, translating into MSDDAPVGEETPATDDAEEAPADQAADDAQAEAGTAEGQGPVLIDEELARHLANKRDDLFEKFEIRDEFPEAVHREAEELTGDVQNDIDEAIDDRRDLRDLTTWTTDPIDAQDFDDAISVEEREDEYILWVHIADVTHYVHPESAMWAEAVERGNTVYLPGYTIHMLPPILAESVCSLVPNEERFAHTVEMHLDKEHLGYESIDIYKSVIESDERLTYSQAENRLDDPDAPLHEENALVYELADQMHEQRKEDGSLVLNPSRDRAHTIIEECMLKANKAVTHTLMWDRGVEAMYRVHPQPSPDEWSKALQEIQELDGVSIPGDKWDDPRKAVNATLEEAPGRQLDKIQWAVMKVMPRAKYMNDPFGGHHALNFEIYGHFTSPIRRLSDLINHWIVYQNDVPENLVALCDRASDKQKDAEQCEREYKQFLQEVGLDPMAVNNRGIEVVDAEDAETTI; encoded by the coding sequence ATGAGCGACGACGCACCGGTCGGCGAGGAGACGCCGGCCACAGACGATGCCGAGGAAGCGCCCGCCGATCAGGCGGCGGACGACGCCCAGGCCGAAGCCGGCACGGCCGAGGGGCAGGGTCCCGTCCTGATCGACGAGGAGTTGGCGCGCCACCTGGCAAACAAGCGCGACGACCTCTTCGAGAAGTTCGAGATCCGCGACGAGTTCCCCGAAGCGGTCCATCGAGAGGCCGAAGAGCTGACTGGCGACGTCCAGAACGACATCGACGAGGCGATCGACGACCGTCGGGACTTACGCGACCTGACGACGTGGACGACGGACCCGATCGACGCCCAGGACTTCGACGACGCCATCTCCGTCGAGGAGCGCGAGGACGAGTACATCCTCTGGGTGCACATCGCGGACGTCACCCACTACGTCCACCCCGAGTCGGCAATGTGGGCCGAGGCCGTCGAGCGCGGGAACACGGTCTACCTGCCGGGGTACACCATCCACATGCTGCCGCCGATCCTCGCGGAGTCGGTCTGCTCGCTCGTTCCCAACGAGGAGCGCTTCGCCCACACGGTCGAGATGCACTTGGACAAGGAGCACCTCGGCTACGAGTCGATCGACATCTACAAGTCCGTCATCGAGTCCGACGAGCGGCTCACCTACAGTCAGGCCGAGAACCGACTCGACGACCCGGACGCGCCGCTGCACGAGGAGAACGCGCTCGTCTACGAACTCGCCGACCAGATGCACGAACAGCGCAAGGAGGACGGCTCACTCGTCCTCAACCCCTCGCGCGATCGCGCCCACACCATCATCGAGGAGTGCATGTTGAAGGCCAACAAGGCCGTCACGCACACGCTCATGTGGGACCGCGGCGTGGAAGCGATGTACCGCGTTCACCCACAGCCGAGCCCCGACGAGTGGTCGAAGGCGCTCCAGGAGATCCAGGAACTCGACGGCGTCTCGATCCCCGGCGACAAGTGGGACGACCCGCGAAAGGCCGTCAACGCCACCTTAGAGGAGGCGCCCGGCCGCCAGCTCGACAAGATCCAGTGGGCCGTGATGAAGGTGATGCCCCGCGCGAAGTACATGAACGACCCCTTCGGCGGTCACCACGCGCTCAACTTCGAGATCTACGGCCACTTCACCAGTCCCATCCGCCGGCTTAGTGACCTGATCAATCACTGGATCGTCTACCAGAACGACGTCCCGGAGAACCTCGTCGCGCTCTGTGACCGCGCCAGCGACAAACAGAAGGACGCCGAACAGTGCGAGCGCGAGTACAAACAGTTCCTCCAGGAGGTCGGCCTGGACCCGATGGCGGTCAACAACCGCGGAATCGAGGTCGTGGACGCAGAAGACGCGGAGACGACGATCTAA
- a CDS encoding HalOD1 output domain-containing protein, translated as MMDQFCSIPANPEITESLSPIEFDGETDSFQATYDNTRDSTSLAIVSVVATALDRAPRSLTPLQSVIETDALDKLATESATGFGTCDNISFEYEGFTITVTSEDVIEANPIEGA; from the coding sequence ATGATGGACCAATTTTGCTCGATACCTGCAAATCCGGAGATCACCGAATCACTGAGTCCGATCGAATTCGATGGAGAAACTGACTCGTTCCAGGCGACGTACGACAACACCCGTGACTCGACGAGTTTGGCGATCGTCTCGGTCGTTGCGACCGCACTCGACAGAGCGCCACGAAGTTTGACACCGCTGCAGTCCGTCATCGAGACGGACGCACTCGATAAACTGGCGACCGAATCAGCGACCGGTTTCGGAACCTGCGACAACATTTCGTTCGAATATGAAGGGTTTACCATCACAGTCACGAGCGAAGACGTCATCGAGGCGAACCCGATCGAAGGGGCATAA